A window of Maniola hyperantus chromosome 17, iAphHyp1.2, whole genome shotgun sequence genomic DNA:
aaaattcAGACGTCCATTCCGAGAAAACCATGGTTCAGTCGATTAGTTTTCTCCAAAACTGTCACCTCTGTTCTGTGTAGAATACGTTTGGGTCATGTTTGTACACCAGCCCATTTGTACAAGATGAAAATTGTTCCCGATCCTTACTGTTCCTGTGGGGAGTATGGGGACTTGAACCATATTTTCTTTGCATGCACTTTGTATGATCGGTCTGCCTTTCTTGCTCATCTCGAATCATTGCATATACCATTTCCTACATCTAtagtttgtttattatatactaattcttcaaatatttataaagttctagctttgttcctagaaaaaaatgatatcaagttatagtatatatgtgggtatattattattagattagtgAAAACCTTAtccttttcctttcaaattccaaatcccgatttttcaattttatccatagtttccctaactttaaactttaataaataacaaacctgacattggctaatctgtgtaaagccagaagaagaacaaaaaaaaaaaatgtatacctactatctCTATGATGTGCCCCCAGCCccccatcgacataggaatacataTATACGTACtgtagtatccctattaatctgtggaatacatgttgtacctactacgaagtagtaggtacttagtgattatatactctttgcttAGAAATTCTTTATGTGCcccacagtactttagtctagcattTTTAGTCAGTCTACGTGAATTATTGTCAACACAGACAGATTGTCAAATTCTCCGGCAGAAAAAAAGTTTGTTCTCCGGTTTTCTGGTTTTCCCCTTGTTTGAGATCTGAGATTATTTTTGCAATTACTAAGCCAAAGCACTTAAActaatgataaataaataatcgtgAAGTGTGGTGTGAACAGACAGTCCAGTAACTTGAAATGTTGAGGCGAGGTAATCgttcttttatttaaaactataaagATTCTGTTAAAATGTGTGAAAGTGCGATAGATGCAGTTCATCCACGGTTTGCTAAGAAACCAGCATTATATCATAAGGGTATAGTATAACAACTATTACTACTATCTAATTAGGTACGTACTTAATTCTTCTCAGAGAACGTAATTTTCTTTTGTAGATATCAAACTAACATGAGTATAAAGTTTTGACCCTAAGGACCTTATGGATATCAACACAAATGATAATAATCATTTGgtgtcatattatattattcgttTTGTGAGTAGGTAGTAAGTATTCATAAACTATGGTTTTACTCTAGTGTCTGTAGGAATTACTTTTCACTTAATATTATAACCatacctataaaataataataaaaaagaacttttatatttttattatttttagacattaTACAGTCCATATTATGGGTTAGTACCAATATTTGACTCAAGCCTATATTAGTATGTATTCCTAGTTCAAAGTGTTAATAACAATCATAAGTTAAATACTATAGCAGGTACTTTTTACAGAAAGTCATGTTTGTGACTCAGACTACGTTCTGGGCACACTCcactaaatagttttaaatatttaatgaaaaaggCGGACACAACAAATTGTTCAATTTGTGGGTTATTAGAAGATACCCACCATCTATTTTTTAGAAACAAGAATATAATGTATTAAGTTAAGATTGAGAGAAATTTAATAAGGTTGTTATGGATCTGACATAGTCACATAGTGATTAAAAGATCCCAGAAAATTCAGAATAAAAACAgtcatgtaaaaacaaaagtaGTAGTAAGAGGAGCAAAGAAAAACGTGAGCAATGCAAATCGCtcggcgctttagaccttctggagttaaGTTTTTCACTTGTATCGTGATATAATTTCTTATGCACTTCAGCAAGAAGCtgcttgtttaccttttaagtaaTCTAAGGAAAAGTAATAGTGTAGATTAGTGTGATAATTTGGTGATTTTATTTTCAGGTTTCAAGATAGCCCTGGTTCAGCTGTCAGTGGGAGCGGACAAGGCAAAGAATGTCGCAGCAGCGGTCAGCGAGATACACAAGGCCAAGCAGCTGGGAGCACAAATTGTAGCCCTGCCCGAGTGCTTCAACTCCCCTTACGGCACTAGTGCGTTAAAACTGTTTtgttattcatctttagccctTGTCGATTATATCAGTGGAGCAGGAAAAACAGAATGTCACAGCACTCACAGCAGCGATAAGCGAGATaggaaaacaaaaacaaaaaccaaGGAAATGTCAATTTGATTTGTTAAGTTAAAAATTTGACTAAGTACATTACCATATTAAAACCAGCCAAAGAAAGGAGTGGGCAATATATTCTTAATGATATAATACAAATAGCTGACCAcaactttgaaaaaaataattgattAATGCTGCAGTGTTCAATGGTATTCCAATTGTAGACACATAATTTCCTTTTACAGCATATAGAATGCGCTGTAGCGTGATTGAATGCGGCGCGTTTCATGTGAATCATACTTAACCGATTTACTGTATGAAGTTGTTTGTTCGAAGGTAGTTTTTCCATGTGTCAGAGTTTTTCTCGGAGTACGCGGAGGAGGTCCCCTCGGGCGCCACGTGTCGCGCCCTGTCCCGCGCGGCGGCCAAGGCAGGCGTGTGTGTGGTGGGCGGCACCGTGCCCGAGCGCTGCGGCGACAAACTCTTCAACACCTGCACCGTGTGGGACGGCAGCGGGAAACTGCTGGCTCAGCACAGAAAGGTAACATTGTTGTGTGAAGGTAGTTTCCCCTGTGTCAGAGGTTTTCTCGGAGTACGCCAGATTGATCCCAGGTTAATCCCAGATTTATGTGTATATACACTTTACATTATACTTTTCTtgtctttaaattaaaattagcttTAAGAAagatgttattttaaaaaaagtgttgtATTAACTTCACAGATGCACCTTTTCGACATAGACATTCCAAACAAGATAACATTCAAAGAGTCTGAGGTGCTGAGCGCGGGAGATCAGATAACCACCTTCGAGTACCAGGGCGTCAGGATCGGCGTGGGCATCTGCTACGACTTGCGGTTTGGGGAAATGGCGCATCTCATGGCTAAGCAAGGCAGGTGCTAATAGTACATTATGGTACAAGTGGGTAATGTTGGTGCTCAGGTCTCACCGCTGAGGCGCCATTGAGACCCGAGCCGTTAGGTGAGGGTCTTAAGATAGCCGAGGACGGTAATCATCAATACACACGTGTATCATACGacgtttttcaacacacttgtgcagaaaataatactaatttatttgtaCTATTGAACACGATCATTTTTGTATCTAAActttttaagaacaaagcaactcaaccaataaaataaaaataaaactctataactcacttgtgaataaCAGCAATGAAAAAGTCACAGTATAGGTGTTATTATGTGCCTAATTTCGGTGAAATTAGAGCCAATTTTTTGAGCAcgtatgttaaaaaaatatataactataCACCTAATCATATTATTAGCTGATTTTAATCTATAGCATCACTGCTTGACGATTGTTTGACGGCTGTTTAAATATTACTGTACTAGTGCCATATTATGAATATTACCGTACGGATTAGTAGACTAATAATTGTGGTGATAGTCTTACTAATGCTACAAGCAAATGTATTGAAAAGCTCAACTTCACAGAAATTGCTTTAAAACGTGAATACTTTTTCCAGGTTGCTCAGTCCTCATATACCCGGCTGCGTTTAACATGACAACTGGTCCCAAACATTGGGAACTGTTGGCCAGAGCCCGGGCCAATGACGAACAGTTATGGGTGGCACTTGTCAGTCCCGCTAGAGATACTGAGGCTGGTTACGTGGCGTGGGGACATTCCACTTTGGTAGACCCTTGGGCCAACGTTGTGGCCAAGTTGGATGAGAAACCTGGCACGTTACTTGCAGATATCGGTAAGTGTCGGTCTTTCATtggatactagctaatgccttaCAATAACTTAACATACATTGACATTGATATCTTCCACGATACTCTTATTAAATTGTACTGCATGAATGAGCTGACATTGTCGTAATCTTTCATCTTTTAAATTGTTATCCTTATCTGACTCTTATCCaatgcaatttaatttttatgtaatttttttttttaaagaatattacccatgttaaatgactaatattcccttttcctctccaactaagcgtcaagcttgtgctaggagtaggtacgacaatagtgcaacgggcggggtttgaaccgtcgacctttcggttttcagtccactcctttacccgttgagctattgaggctcatgacTCATGCTCATGTAATGAGcaactaatttattaattaagcaattgtatctattaatttagctgtagattatatttattaattagtggttaatgttattatattgtattgattagtggttaatgttaaaagtttgtaatgtaggtatcttATTGTTAACAGAACCAGAGACTTACGTAATGCtatgcctataattgatgattgtagtaggactggaattgtttgtgacatgtttttaatatttgtgaatgttgttacaatttatcgttggcatatctaataaaattaaaataaaataaaaaatgcccgcgacttcgtccgcgtggattttttaaTCTtgttgggaactctttgattttccgggataaaaagtaccctatgtcattctccagtcgggcgattgtctaaaacctgcattaatcattattacaatctcaattgttctgattgcctgaatttgtgcgattcttgttgcaacaatgcattgtggccaatagtgagcgagcattaaccaatcagagatgattgcgaccgtgacattgtagctgtcaaacaaccgcggtagggccacaggactTTTACGTATATAAAGCGCTATGCTGACTTCTTTCTGTGGCTAAAGTATAAGTACCTTAAACAAAAAACGTGCCAAGTAGTTTaattatgaattaattattatttccagATTTAAGCGTCGTGGAAGAAGTGCGGAGTCAAATACCAATAAGAGTTCAGAGGAGAACGGACATTTATGACACTATTATCAAAACCAAATGCTAATAACCAAATACTATATTAATactatttttgttatattttctaTGTTAGTTTATGAATCTTTGCTTTTAGTCTATTATTGTTTTATGCCAAAAACCGTACTACGTCCTACCTAGAAACATATCAATGacaaaagcctcaatagctcaaccggtaaaggagtgggctgaaaaccgaaaggtcgacggttcaaaccccgcccgttgcactattgtcgtacctactcctagcacaagcttgacgcttagttggagaggaaaggggaatattagtcatttaacatggctaatattctttttaaaaaaacttgagtCCTACaaaatccatttttttttaaatcaaaatatatttctagctTAGACGTCATAACAAGGCAGAAAAGATTGCCCTTTGTTAGTTTGGGGGCGTTATATAGGTACTCCGGGTATGCGCCACTACATATTCGATAGGATTTATCCGGCAAAAAAAGTGCGGTGTTAATGCCGTGTGAACGGGGCCTTATGATTTTGTACTACGCCCTGCGATTTTCTAAGACGAGAGActtgtccgcggaggacaaaagtCCTCATATTTTACCT
This region includes:
- the LOC117990179 gene encoding omega-amidase NIT2 isoform X2 produces the protein MLRRGFKIALVQLSVGADKAKNVAAAVSEIHKAKQLGAQIVALPECFNSPYGTKFFSEYAEEVPSGATCRALSRAAAKAGVCVVGGTVPERCGDKLFNTCTVWDGSGKLLAQHRKMHLFDIDIPNKITFKESEVLSAGDQITTFEYQGVRIGVGICYDLRFGEMAHLMAKQGCSVLIYPAAFNMTTGPKHWELLARARANDEQLWVALVSPARDTEAGYVAWGHSTLVDPWANVVAKLDEKPGTLLADIDLSVVEEVRSQIPIRVQRRTDIYDTIIKTKC
- the LOC117990179 gene encoding omega-amidase NIT2 isoform X1; translation: MCESAIDAVHPRFAKKPALYHKGFKIALVQLSVGADKAKNVAAAVSEIHKAKQLGAQIVALPECFNSPYGTKFFSEYAEEVPSGATCRALSRAAAKAGVCVVGGTVPERCGDKLFNTCTVWDGSGKLLAQHRKMHLFDIDIPNKITFKESEVLSAGDQITTFEYQGVRIGVGICYDLRFGEMAHLMAKQGCSVLIYPAAFNMTTGPKHWELLARARANDEQLWVALVSPARDTEAGYVAWGHSTLVDPWANVVAKLDEKPGTLLADIDLSVVEEVRSQIPIRVQRRTDIYDTIIKTKC